In the Nitratiruptor sp. YY09-18 genome, TGGAGACTGGCTATTAGAGGTTTTAAATGCATATAACTTGGACAAATTATTATACTTTTCACCTTTAGCTGTATTTCTTTTAGGAGTCTTTAAAATTTTAAATTATACAAATAATAGATTTAAGCGTTATAAAGATATTTCTAAAGCAAATATTTATAAATCATTAATGGGAGCTATAGTTCAAGTATTAATGGGTATTTTTAAAGCAGGAGCTGAAGGGCTGATAACAGGGTATGTTGTATCACTAATAACATCTAATACGAAATTATTTATTAATATCAAATACCTTTTAAAACACATAAAAATTGAGAAAATTAGAAAAATGAGTATAAAATTTATAAATTTTCCAAAATATTCTTTGTTAGCTGGATTGTTAAATACAATAGGTTATCAAATAGTTAATATATTAATTGGAATATTTTACGGACAAACCACTCTTGGATATTATTATCTTGCAATAAGAGTGATGGGATTGCCTACATCCTTTATAGGTAACGCTATATCTCAAGTCTTTTACAAGCAAGCAGTGGATGAAAAGAACAACAAAGCTAGTATTAACAATTCCTTTGATAGTACTTTAAAAAAACTAATAATAATATCAGTTCCAATTTTCACAATAATATTTTTTGTAATTAAACCGGCATTTAGAATAGTTTTTGGTGAGAATTGGGAAACAGCAGGACTATATGCAATGATATTAACTCCAATGTTTGCTGTTAACTTTATAGTAAAAACATTTACATTAATACCATTTATTTTTAATAAGAATGTTATTGATTTAATATTCCAGTTTGGAGTTTTAATTATTAGTATTTCAGTCTTTCTATTTGGTGCAAAAGATATTTCAAGTTTATTAATTGTTTATTCCTTATTAATGACATCTTATTATTTCATTTATTTGTTTTTCCTTAAAATTAAAGTAGGAAAATAATATGAGATATAGTAATATTCCAACTTTCGTTCCATGGCAAATTATTAAATATTTTTTTTATAATCTAACTATATTTACTATATTAGCAATTATTTATGTAAAAATAATAATTCCTTTGTTTTCATATGAAGGTTTTTATCTTAATTTTTCAATAGAAAAAGTGTTGATATCTTTATTGTTTTTGTTAATGGTTTCGTTGCCAATTAAAAAAAAAGAAATGGTCTCAACATCATTAATCAACGCTCTAATCGTTTTTTCATATATACCTATGTTAATCCTATTTTCTTTTGAAAATCTAAGTTTAGAATTTATGCTGTATGTAACTATTTCAGTGTATGCTATCATTCTCTTTACTCAATATTTTCCAATATTTGTTAAATTTAAAATATTTCCTTTTAGACTGAAATTTTTTATGCTTATATTAGTGCCTTTATTTTTAAGTATTTTGATATATATGTTTTACAAAAATTTCGCATATTTTAATTTAGATATAAGTAAGGTGTATGAATATAGGGCTGTAATATCTGAAAACACACCTACTTTAATAGCTTATATATATAATATATTATTCAAAGGAATAATCCCCATCTTATTTTTATTCTATTTATTTCATACTTCCAAAACATCCATAAAGATTATTATAACAATTATTTTAATTATTTTGTATATCATTATTTTTGGAATAACATCTCACAAATTTTATTTATTCATAATTCCTTTTATGGTGAGTATTTATTTAGTTTCGTCAATTTTTAAAAAAACAAATTTAGTATTTGCTAATATAATGATATTTTTATTAATTTCTATTTTTATTTTATCTTTATTTAAAAATAATTTATTTCTATGGATTACTTCGTTATTTATTAGACGTCTTTTATTTGTTCCAGCAGACTTAAATTTTGCATATTTTGAATTTTTTAACGATCATACATTTGTTTATTTCTCGGATAGTAAGTTCCTTCCATTTTATTACATAATTGGTTATCCCTATGATTTAAACGTACCTCATCTTGTTGGAAGAGAGATTTTTGGAAATCCAGCTATGGGTGCTAATACAGGTTGGATAGGTAGCGGTTATGCGCATATGGGGTTTATAGGAATGCTTTTTTACGCTTTTATTATTTCTATTATTTTAAAATACCTTGATTTTCTATCGAAATATTTAGATAAAAAATTTTTAGTTTTTTCTTTTATACCTTATATTATAACTTTATTTTTATCTTCTGATTTAAAAACTACATTGCTAAATCATGGATTATTTTTTTACCTTATTTTATTATCCTTTTTAGCAAATTATAAAAAAAGGAGATACTCATTTTATGAAAAATAAAGTATGTCATATTACCACAGTCCATCAACCATTCGATATAAGAATATTTCATAAAGAATGTTTATCACTTACAAAAGCAGGTTATGATGTTAACTTAATTGCTCAGCATGATAGAGATGAAACTATAAATGGAGTAAAAATAGTATCATTACCAAAAATTTTTAATAGAAAAGAAAGAATTTTCAAGTTAAGAAAATTAGCATTCCAAAAAGCAGTTGAAATAGATGCCGATATATACCATTTTCATGATCCAGAGCTATTGCCGGTTGGATTAAAACTTAAAAAACTGGGAAGAATGGTAATATATGATGTTCACGAAGATGTTCCAAGACAGATACTTTCAAAACCCTATCTTAATAAATTTATCAAGCCTATCATATCTAAAAGTTTTGAAATTTATGAGAACCGTGCAGCTAAAAAATTTGATGCTATAATAACTGCGACACCTCATATTAGAAATAGATTTTTAAAAATAAATTCAAATACAGTTGATATAAATAACTACCCAAAATTAAATGAATTATATGAACCCGTTGAATGGATTAACAGGAAGAATGAAATTTGCTATATAGGTGGAATAACAAAAATTAGAGGTATTATTGAGTTAATAAAAGCTCTTGAGTATACAGATACTATTTTACATCTTGCAGGGAATTTTGAAAGTAAAGAGTTAGAAAAAGAAGTAAAATCCTTACCAGGGTGGAAAAAAGTTAAATATTATGGTTTTGTTGGAAGAGAAAAAGTAAATGAAATTCTAAAACTTGTAAAAATTGGGATAGTAACTTTACATCCTATTACAAATTATATATATTCGCAGCCTATTAAAATGTTTGAATATATGTCAGCAGGTATTCCTGTAATAGCTTCCAATTTTTCACTTTGGAAAGAAATAGTTGAAAAGGGCAATTGCGGTATATGTGTTGATCCTTTGAGTCCAAAGGAAATAGCAAATGCTATAAATAATGTTTTAGGTAATGATAAAATAGCTAAAAATATGGGAGAAAATGGAAGAAAACTTGTTGAAAACAAGTATAATTGGAAAAGCGAAGAAAAAAAATTATTTGAATTATATATTAAAATTATAGAAAAAAATGATATTTAAAAAGTTTTTATTAAGTTTTTTACTATATCTTTTGATTATAATTTCGTTTTGTTCTGCAAAACCCTCTGAAGTTGTTAATCAACAAGAAAAAGAATATAATATTAATATAAATGCTTTAAAAGATTTCATATTAAAAAGCACTAAGAGATTAAATTCTAATGAATTAGATAATTTATATCATTACCAAAATTTTTTTAATTTCGGATTTTATCTCATAAAAGATAGAATAAACTTTTTAAAAGAAATAGATGTTTTATTGGAAAAAAACTCAATTATAATAATCTTTTTCAAAGTTATTATTATTCTAAAAATAGACTATCAATACTTCAATTTTCTTATTTGCTTGCAAGAATTGAAAAATACAAATTCTTGAAAGGTTCAGAATCAAATAAAAATAGATTAAATTTTTTAAACAAAGTAGTAATCAATTCATGGCTTAATATTCCAGCATGGCATTGGGTAAAAATGTTCCCAAATATGAAATTACGAACCTTAGCGAAATTAAATAAAGATCCATCTATTGCTGGTAAAAGTTATTACTACGCTATAATAGATGAAGATATATTTCTTTTTGGAATAACGGCTAACCTTGTACAAATTAATGCTTGTAAAAATAAAGAGTTATGTCAGGAAATATTAGAAATAGGATATAAAATATTTAAGAAAAAGATACATAATGAATCTGAATTTTCTTATGCTAAGGGAGAATGGTATGAGCATCCAGATTATTTATATGCAGGATATGAAAAGAAAGAATTTCCTAAATACCCGTGTCCTAATCCGGACATGGAGCTTGATATTTCTCATTTCCATAGAATGCCTTGGATATTTTCTGACATGTATAATGTTTTTAAATATTTAAAAGAAATTAATAAAGCAAATTATTTTGATAAATCCTTAAGAGAATTTTATAATAAATTCAATAAAAAATTAGTGGTATATAACCAAAATGGGTTACCTTTACTTAAAAATTTTATAGATGGTTCGAATGGATGGTATAGAGTGAGATATCATAAGAACTATCCAAATTTTGGTTATGGACCATTTGAATTAAGTCTCGTTGCTGTTTTAGGTTCTTATTATTATAAAAATTTTGATAAAAAATTTATATGTTCTATGAATAGATTGTTATCAACTAACAATAACTTGAAAAAATATTATGATGAAAAATATCCTACTTCTTTTACTAAAACATTAAAGAAATTTGGAATTTTTGAAAAAAGATTTAAATATTATGAATTATTAAATAGATTAATTTTATATCAAAGAGCTTTACAATGTAATTGATTTATTCTAAACTACTTTAGAATTTGGCTTAAGAATAGTTTAGTACAAAAAAAAGCTAAAATAGTTCGATATGAAGGGTAAAAATAGATACATCAAAAAAGTTCATATAACAGAGAGAAAATTTAAGGAGATTTTACGATGTTTCTGTTTGGATTTGACAGCTAAACAAACATCTAAAGTCACAAAAGTTAATTGTAATACAATCAATAGATATTTCAATAAAACAAGAGAGCGAATTATGAAGCTTTGCCAAACAGATTCTCCATTCAAAGAAGAAATAGGAGTTGATAAGAGCTATTTTGGGGCAAAAAGAGACATTATAAGCTACTATTCGAGGAAAATTTCAATTGATATTATAATTTATTCAGATAAGTGGAGAGGATATGATGAACTTGTTGATATTGGCTATGATAAAGATTTTAGAGTCAAATATGGAAATAACGAATTTGCAAAAAGTAAGAACCATATCAATGGAATAGAATCTTTTTGGAATTATGCTAAAATGTGGCTGTATAAATTTAGAGGTCTTTCAAAGAATAAATTTAATTTACACTTAAAAGAGTATAAGTTTAGGTTCAATACTCGTCATAATGAGTTTCAACACTTATAAAATAATTTGAAAACAAACCTCTAAATTAGTCTCGACCCAATAATAAAATAAAATCACTAAATATATACTAAATATATATCTATATAAAGACTATAATGCCAAATAAACTTAAAAAGGTGTTAACAAAGCTATGAAAAAAAATATTTGGATAATTAATGAATATGCAGGTTCACCATATCATGGAATGGAATTTAGGCATTATTATTTAGGTAAAGAACTTATTAAACTTGGATACGATGTAACAATAATAACTGCCTCTTTTTCTCATCTTTTTAAAAATCTTCCCAAAGTAGAAAATAGATTCAAATTGGAAAATATTGATGGTATAAATTACTTATGGATAAAAGTTCCTCAATATTCAAAATCTTGGGATAAAAAAAGAGTTTTGAAATGGCTAAAATTTGCATATTATTTATTTAAATTACCATTCGATAAATTATCTAAACCAGACTATATTATTCTTTCGCCTATGAATACTTTACCTGTTATTCCTTCTTATAGATTAGCAAAGAAATTTTCTGCTAAATTTATTTTTGAAGTGAAGGATATATGGCCTCTTTCGATAATTGAACTTGGAAACTATTCTTTCAATAATCCATTTATTAAACTTCTAAAGTATTGTGAAAATTTTGCTATAAAAAAATCAGACTTATTAATTTCTGTCTTACCAAACTATAGAGAATACCTCAAGGATAATGGATTCGATAAAGATTTTGTTTATATTCCCAATGGTATTTACTTAGAAGATAAGAAAACAATAGAACCTCTGTCTAATGATATAAGAAATCAAATTCCAAAAGATAAATTTATAGTTGCCTATACTGGAACTATTGGAATTGCAAATGCTTTAGAGTATCTAATTGAAGCAGGAAAGCTATTAAAGGATAAAGATATATTAATTCTGATAGTCGGAGAAGGAGGAGAAAAAGAAAAATTAAAAAAATTAGTTAAAGGGTATGAAAATATAAAACTTTTACCACCTATTCCTAAAGGACAGGTTCAAAATTTATTAAATTTAGTAGATATTTGCTATATAGGTTGGAGGAATAAAAAAATATATAAATATGGAATTTCACCTAATAAGATTTTTGATTATATGTATGCTGGGAAACCAATAATTCATTCGATTAACACAAAGAACGATATTGTATCTATAGCAAAATGTGGAATATCAGTTGAAGCAGAAAATCCTAAAGCTATTGCAGATGCTATTTTAAAGTTATATAAAATGTCACCTGATGAAAGGAAAAAAATTGGTGAAAATGGGAAAAAGTATGTTATTGAAAATCATAGTTACGAAAATATTGCTAAAAAATATATAAAATATTTAAAAGAGCTATAACTTAACTAATTAAGGTATATCAATATGTACTTGATAGAAATATTTTATAAAAAAGTATTAAAAAATCTCCACCATATTATGCAAAATATTCTTTATTAACGATAATTTGGAAGCCTATGAGAAAATTTATCAATGTAGTGATTATTCCAAACGTCCCTTTTTCAAAATTAAGGGTGATTTTATATAAGGCTATAGGCTATAAAATAGGAAAAAAAGTTTTTATAGGAATGAAATGCTATTTAGATGATATGGATCCTTCTAAAATTATTATTGAAGATAATGTAACAATATCTTATGGAGTTTACTTTGCTTGTCATGGAATAA is a window encoding:
- a CDS encoding oligosaccharide flippase family protein codes for the protein MILAGGTAIAQAIPILISPILTRLYTPEDFGALAIFVSITSIIGVIVNGRYELAIMLPERDEDAINVAAVAFLFNIFISIIFFLFILFFGDWLLEVLNAYNLDKLLYFSPLAVFLLGVFKILNYTNNRFKRYKDISKANIYKSLMGAIVQVLMGIFKAGAEGLITGYVVSLITSNTKLFINIKYLLKHIKIEKIRKMSIKFINFPKYSLLAGLLNTIGYQIVNILIGIFYGQTTLGYYYLAIRVMGLPTSFIGNAISQVFYKQAVDEKNNKASINNSFDSTLKKLIIISVPIFTIIFFVIKPAFRIVFGENWETAGLYAMILTPMFAVNFIVKTFTLIPFIFNKNVIDLIFQFGVLIISISVFLFGAKDISSLLIVYSLLMTSYYFIYLFFLKIKVGK
- a CDS encoding O-antigen polymerase, translating into MRYSNIPTFVPWQIIKYFFYNLTIFTILAIIYVKIIIPLFSYEGFYLNFSIEKVLISLLFLLMVSLPIKKKEMVSTSLINALIVFSYIPMLILFSFENLSLEFMLYVTISVYAIILFTQYFPIFVKFKIFPFRLKFFMLILVPLFLSILIYMFYKNFAYFNLDISKVYEYRAVISENTPTLIAYIYNILFKGIIPILFLFYLFHTSKTSIKIIITIILIILYIIIFGITSHKFYLFIIPFMVSIYLVSSIFKKTNLVFANIMIFLLISIFILSLFKNNLFLWITSLFIRRLLFVPADLNFAYFEFFNDHTFVYFSDSKFLPFYYIIGYPYDLNVPHLVGREIFGNPAMGANTGWIGSGYAHMGFIGMLFYAFIISIILKYLDFLSKYLDKKFLVFSFIPYIITLFLSSDLKTTLLNHGLFFYLILLSFLANYKKRRYSFYEK
- a CDS encoding glycosyltransferase family 4 protein, giving the protein MKNKVCHITTVHQPFDIRIFHKECLSLTKAGYDVNLIAQHDRDETINGVKIVSLPKIFNRKERIFKLRKLAFQKAVEIDADIYHFHDPELLPVGLKLKKLGRMVIYDVHEDVPRQILSKPYLNKFIKPIISKSFEIYENRAAKKFDAIITATPHIRNRFLKINSNTVDINNYPKLNELYEPVEWINRKNEICYIGGITKIRGIIELIKALEYTDTILHLAGNFESKELEKEVKSLPGWKKVKYYGFVGREKVNEILKLVKIGIVTLHPITNYIYSQPIKMFEYMSAGIPVIASNFSLWKEIVEKGNCGICVDPLSPKEIANAINNVLGNDKIAKNMGENGRKLVENKYNWKSEEKKLFELYIKIIEKNDI
- a CDS encoding transposase, whose protein sequence is MKGKNRYIKKVHITERKFKEILRCFCLDLTAKQTSKVTKVNCNTINRYFNKTRERIMKLCQTDSPFKEEIGVDKSYFGAKRDIISYYSRKISIDIIIYSDKWRGYDELVDIGYDKDFRVKYGNNEFAKSKNHINGIESFWNYAKMWLYKFRGLSKNKFNLHLKEYKFRFNTRHNEFQHL
- a CDS encoding glycosyltransferase family 4 protein, which encodes MKKNIWIINEYAGSPYHGMEFRHYYLGKELIKLGYDVTIITASFSHLFKNLPKVENRFKLENIDGINYLWIKVPQYSKSWDKKRVLKWLKFAYYLFKLPFDKLSKPDYIILSPMNTLPVIPSYRLAKKFSAKFIFEVKDIWPLSIIELGNYSFNNPFIKLLKYCENFAIKKSDLLISVLPNYREYLKDNGFDKDFVYIPNGIYLEDKKTIEPLSNDIRNQIPKDKFIVAYTGTIGIANALEYLIEAGKLLKDKDILILIVGEGGEKEKLKKLVKGYENIKLLPPIPKGQVQNLLNLVDICYIGWRNKKIYKYGISPNKIFDYMYAGKPIIHSINTKNDIVSIAKCGISVEAENPKAIADAILKLYKMSPDERKKIGENGKKYVIENHSYENIAKKYIKYLKEL
- a CDS encoding DapH/DapD/GlmU-related protein — its product is MRKFINVVIIPNVPFSKLRVILYKAIGYKIGKKVFIGMKCYLDDMDPSKIIIEDNVTISYGVYFACHGINQKHTHILIKKGAYIGMRATIISGKNGIVIGENSIIGAGSLVNKSVEDNVLVAGVPIKKLKRVKKYE